Below is a window of Archaeoglobus neptunius DNA.
CTGACGGCAAAAGAGCTTAACCCCTCTGTCACAACAATTGCTGTGTTGAGAAGCCCGGATGCCGAGAAAAAAATGCTCAGAGTAGGTGTTGACGTTCTGCTCTCGCCCTACAGAGATGCTGCCAGGAAGATAATGAGCATAGTTTCGGACAGAGTTACAGCCGAGTTCATAGAAACTGTGATGAGCGGTACAAAGTCTCTCAATCTGGAGAAAGTGATCGTGAAAGGTGCAATGGCAGGAAAGTCTCTGAGGGAGCTGGATCTGAGGAAAAAAACGGGATGTATTGTTGTAGCCATTGTGAGAGGTGGAGACGTCCTTTTGCCCGAGGCAGAGACCGTGCTGGAAAAGGGAGATATCCTCTACATTCTCTGCTCGGGAAATGCAAAGCTGGAGATTGTGTGAGGTCAGGCAATCCCTGTTTTTGAAAGTACAAGCTCAAAATCTTCTTTTGTTGGATTCACAGCCTCGAGGATTGTGTATCTCTTTTTTCTCAGCTTCTTTGCTAGCATTAGCGCCTCCAGAATCTGATCTTTGTTCAATCCAATCTCCTTTGCTGTTGTCGGGGCGTGGACCTTTTCAAGAGAGCTTTTTATCTGCTCCCAGTCCCCTCTCCCGTAGTGCCTTTCGTGGAGAAACTCCATTATTATCGTCCCTATGGAGACCTGTTCTCCGTGAGTCCCGTTGCCATATCCAAGGTAGTCAAGGGCATGACTGAACTTATGTTCGGCCCCACTTGCAGGTCTGCTTGTTCCCACCAGGCCGATGGCAACCCCGCTCATGATAAGTCCACGCATAAGCATCAGGAGGTAAGGAGGAAGGGTCAGATCGATCTCATCCGCTTTGCTTATCATAAGCTGTGCTGGCATCACGGCTATCGATGCAGCCACCTCGTTGTAGTCCTCACCCACGAAGTCCCTTGCAAGCTGCCAGTCCTTCACGGAGGAGATATTCGAGACGAGATCACCGTATCCAGACCTCAGAAGTCTTATAGGGCAGTTTTTTATTATGTTCAGATCTGCTATCACGGCCGATGGTGGATTTGTTGAGATCGATACCGGCTTGCCGTTCTCCTTGAAACTCGCTACTGGAGATGCCACTCCGTCGTGGGATGCGGTTGTTGGTATGCTGATGAAAGATGCGTTGAGTTCTGTCGCAACAACCTTGGAAACATCCAGAACCTTCCCTCCTCCTATTCCGACAACCGTATCGTAGTCTGCAAAGCCCGATTTCAGGACGATCTTCCTGGCCTCCTCCATTTTAGCGCTCTCCACGATCATGATGTCGTATTCCCAGTCCGAAAGCTGCTCAATCAGGTTGATGACAACAAGGTTCTTCACCACTTCATCTGTTAAAAGGAGGAAATATCTGGTTTTAAGACTTCTCAGGACCTTCTGGAGTTTGGAAATCACACCTTCTCCTATATACACCTGATACGGAAGTTCTACGGTTTTGAACCTCATACTACCACCCCATTTCTTCTGCCAACCTTTCAAGTCTTTCAATCCGTTTTTCAACCGGTGGATGGGTCGAGAAGAGGGAGAGTACCGTTTTACCGCTGACGGCAGGAATTATGAAGAAGGCACTGAGCCCCTCCACTCTGGCCTTCTCCTCTTTCCCGACGAAATCCATTTTCCGGCTGATTTTCATCAGAGCAGATATGAGCGATCTCGGTTTTGATGTCAGCAGAGCACCTCCTGTATCGGCGGCATATTCCCTGTATCTGCTTAAAGCCCTGATGAGAAGGAAGCTTATCAGCCATACAAGGGATGAAACCACGAAAAGCAGAACTGCCGAACCCCCTGAATCTCTCCTGCTGCCGAACATGCCCATGAACATTGCCCATCTCATCACAAAGAAGGCGAGAGTGGAGATAACGCTTGTGAAGGTTAGAACTGCCATATCATGGTTCTTTATGTGGCTCAGCTCGTGTCCCAGTACGGCCTCCAGCTCGTCCCTGCTGAGAGTTTTCATCAATCCGGTTGTTACCGCCACGACAGCACTTCTGGCGTTTCTTCCGGTTGCAAAGGCGTTTGGCATCTCCGTGTTTATAATGGCAACTCTGGGCATTGGAAGACCCGCTCTACTGGAAAGTTCCCTGACAATCCGGTAAAGTTCCGGAGCCTCACCTTCGTCCACAATTCTGGCACCCGTGCTCAGCAGAACAATTCTGTCGGAGAGGTAGTACTGCAAAAACATGAAAAGTAAGGCGAAAAGAATGAGAAAACCGAAGTTCACACCCAACGCTGCGAGTAAGGTGAGGAAGGTGAGGTAAACTACTGCGAGTAAAAACATCGTAACCAGCATCCTGAATTTCAGTTCCCGGTCATTAATCCACATGATTTATCCACAGCACACTTGTTTATAAGGCTATTGCGAATACTGCTTTAAATATTCCATGAGTTCACCAGGCTCCACAGCAGAGAAGCAGGAAAGATTGTCCGCAAAACCAACGCAGAATACGGGAACGAAAGTTACAGGAACCGGAGGTTTCTCCTTCGCCGCATCAACGTAAACAGGAATGAAATTCTCTTTGATAAACTCCATAGCAGTCTTGTTGGAGTTGAAGAACGTCTTGAACCTCTTGCAGATGGAACAGGAATCCGTGCCTATAAAGACGAGCATTTTCTTGGCCTCCTTTTCCGAAACCGCTTTCCCCTCTGTGTAGGAGTACCACCCGGTCAACTCTACTCGCTCGCTGAATTGCGAAATGGCTATCAGGGCGATACCGGCCACAGCAATGAGAATGTATATGCTTCTCATTGTTTTCTGAGATGGGAGAA
It encodes the following:
- a CDS encoding thioredoxin family protein, coding for MRSIYILIAVAGIALIAISQFSERVELTGWYSYTEGKAVSEKEAKKMLVFIGTDSCSICKRFKTFFNSNKTAMEFIKENFIPVYVDAAKEKPPVPVTFVPVFCVGFADNLSCFSAVEPGELMEYLKQYSQ
- the htpX gene encoding zinc metalloprotease HtpX, which produces MWINDRELKFRMLVTMFLLAVVYLTFLTLLAALGVNFGFLILFALLFMFLQYYLSDRIVLLSTGARIVDEGEAPELYRIVRELSSRAGLPMPRVAIINTEMPNAFATGRNARSAVVAVTTGLMKTLSRDELEAVLGHELSHIKNHDMAVLTFTSVISTLAFFVMRWAMFMGMFGSRRDSGGSAVLLFVVSSLVWLISFLLIRALSRYREYAADTGGALLTSKPRSLISALMKISRKMDFVGKEEKARVEGLSAFFIIPAVSGKTVLSLFSTHPPVEKRIERLERLAEEMGW
- the egsA gene encoding sn-glycerol-1-phosphate dehydrogenase, giving the protein MRFKTVELPYQVYIGEGVISKLQKVLRSLKTRYFLLLTDEVVKNLVVINLIEQLSDWEYDIMIVESAKMEEARKIVLKSGFADYDTVVGIGGGKVLDVSKVVATELNASFISIPTTASHDGVASPVASFKENGKPVSISTNPPSAVIADLNIIKNCPIRLLRSGYGDLVSNISSVKDWQLARDFVGEDYNEVAASIAVMPAQLMISKADEIDLTLPPYLLMLMRGLIMSGVAIGLVGTSRPASGAEHKFSHALDYLGYGNGTHGEQVSIGTIIMEFLHERHYGRGDWEQIKSSLEKVHAPTTAKEIGLNKDQILEALMLAKKLRKKRYTILEAVNPTKEDFELVLSKTGIA